In one Corallococcus sp. EGB genomic region, the following are encoded:
- the queD gene encoding 6-carboxytetrahydropterin synthase QueD, with product MEPVSVKKPALVTEISKEFTFEAAHRLPHVPEGHKCSRVHGHSYRIEITLRGPVHPRFGWIVDFAELNAAWQPLHAQLDHRLLNDVPGLENPTSELLAAWLFERVNVPGATVARIRVAETCTSSCTVYAQEG from the coding sequence ATGGAGCCCGTATCCGTGAAGAAGCCCGCCCTCGTCACTGAAATCTCGAAGGAGTTCACCTTCGAGGCCGCGCACCGCCTGCCCCACGTTCCGGAAGGGCACAAGTGCTCGCGTGTGCACGGCCACAGCTACCGCATCGAAATCACCCTGCGCGGCCCCGTGCACCCGCGGTTCGGGTGGATCGTGGACTTCGCGGAGCTGAACGCCGCCTGGCAGCCGCTGCACGCCCAGTTGGACCACCGGCTGCTCAACGACGTCCCGGGCCTGGAGAACCCCACGAGCGAGCTCCTGGCCGCGTGGCTCTTCGAGCGGGTGAACGTGCCCGGCGCCACCGTCGCGCGCATCCGCGTGGCGGAGACCTGCACGTCCTCGTGCACCGTCTACGCGCAGGAAGGCTGA
- a CDS encoding helix-turn-helix transcriptional regulator, which translates to MSDLDVFSALSNPVRREILLQLRKGPRAVNDLASGFDLGRPAVSEHLQVLRKARLVREEPRGRERYYHLDPRPLSEVEDWLKAFTHYWKQRLAALEDVLDEESRK; encoded by the coding sequence ATGTCCGACCTGGATGTCTTTTCGGCGCTCTCCAATCCGGTGCGCCGGGAAATCCTGCTGCAATTGCGCAAGGGGCCGCGCGCGGTGAACGACCTGGCGAGCGGCTTCGACCTGGGCCGCCCCGCCGTGTCCGAACACCTGCAGGTGCTGCGCAAGGCACGGCTCGTGCGCGAGGAGCCACGCGGCCGCGAGCGCTATTACCACCTGGATCCGCGTCCATTGTCGGAGGTGGAAGACTGGCTCAAGGCCTTCACGCACTACTGGAAGCAGCGGCTCGCCGCGCTCGAGGACGTGCTCGACGAGGAGTCACGCAAATGA
- a CDS encoding AraC family transcriptional regulator — protein MDVLADSLRSLRLKTEVYGRLELSAPWGLKLDLGHPGFFHAVTRGSCWLEMEGQRSALAAGDWVFILGNAPHSLRDSPRTRTRPLPELYEETGARCGGVLRHGGDGLQTTLISFSFGFAGAWLDRLLVGLPRVLHVRGDGSGATRQVESVIQLVASEMEAGRPGHELVATRLADVLFIHALRMHVEAFPEGKSGWLRALEDAQLGRVLQQLHERPQHPWTVEAMARLAGMSRSTFAARFQQVIGESPLTYLTQWRMHTATRLMAESDASMTAIAEAVGYETDSAFGKAFKRHVGHTPAAYRRQLHPARALGPGTPLG, from the coding sequence ATGGATGTCCTGGCGGATTCGCTTCGCAGCCTGCGGTTGAAGACGGAGGTGTACGGACGGCTGGAGCTGAGCGCGCCGTGGGGACTGAAGCTTGACCTGGGGCACCCGGGCTTCTTCCACGCGGTGACGCGCGGCAGCTGCTGGCTGGAGATGGAGGGCCAGCGCAGCGCGCTCGCGGCGGGCGACTGGGTCTTCATCCTGGGCAACGCGCCCCACTCCCTCCGCGACTCACCCCGGACGCGCACGCGCCCCCTGCCGGAGCTCTACGAGGAGACCGGCGCCCGCTGCGGCGGTGTCCTGCGCCATGGAGGAGACGGGCTCCAGACGACGCTCATCTCCTTCAGCTTCGGGTTCGCGGGAGCGTGGCTCGACCGGCTCCTCGTGGGCCTGCCCCGGGTCCTCCACGTCCGGGGCGACGGAAGCGGCGCCACGCGACAGGTGGAGTCCGTCATCCAGCTCGTCGCCTCGGAGATGGAAGCCGGCCGGCCGGGGCACGAGCTGGTCGCCACCCGGCTCGCGGACGTCCTGTTCATCCACGCGCTGCGCATGCACGTCGAGGCGTTCCCCGAAGGCAAGAGCGGCTGGCTCCGGGCGCTGGAGGACGCGCAACTGGGCCGTGTCCTCCAGCAACTGCACGAGCGTCCCCAGCACCCGTGGACGGTGGAGGCCATGGCGAGGCTGGCTGGCATGTCGCGCTCGACGTTCGCGGCGCGCTTCCAGCAAGTCATTGGAGAGAGCCCCCTGACGTACCTCACGCAGTGGCGGATGCACACCGCCACGCGGCTGATGGCGGAGAGCGATGCGTCCATGACCGCCATCGCGGAGGCGGTGGGCTACGAAACGGACAGCGCCTTTGGCAAGGCCTTCAAGCGGCACGTGGGCCACACGCCCGCCGCGTACCGCCGTCAGCTCCACCCAGCCCGGGCCCTGGGTCCTGGCACGCCCCTGGGGTGA
- a CDS encoding SRPBCC domain-containing protein, whose translation MNPPAVIQLDHVYAHPPSAVWKALTDPALHAKWWAAGDVRPVVGHRFTLDMGPWGQQPCEVLAVEPERLLQYRFATGVLDTTLTWRLQPEGAGTRLTLIHEGFNLDSPMGRRAFEGMKPGWPGVLARLGAVLGV comes from the coding sequence ATGAATCCCCCCGCCGTCATTCAACTGGACCATGTGTATGCCCATCCGCCCTCCGCCGTGTGGAAGGCATTGACGGACCCGGCGCTGCACGCGAAGTGGTGGGCCGCGGGAGACGTGCGGCCCGTCGTGGGCCACCGCTTCACGCTCGACATGGGTCCCTGGGGCCAGCAGCCGTGCGAGGTGCTGGCCGTGGAGCCGGAGCGGCTCCTCCAGTACCGCTTCGCCACGGGCGTGCTCGACACGACCCTCACCTGGCGCCTTCAGCCAGAGGGCGCGGGGACGCGGCTCACGCTCATCCACGAGGGCTTCAACCTGGACTCGCCCATGGGCCGCCGCGCCTTCGAGGGGATGAAGCCGGGCTGGCCGGGCGTGCTCGCACGGCTGGGAGCCGTACTCGGCGTCTGA